GACCTGGCACTGCACAGAATGTAGCTGTCAATGATTTGCTGCCTGTAGGTTACACGTATGTATCCCATTCGACCGCCACGGGAACTTATACTGGAGGAACCGGGGTCTGGGATATTGGCACTCTGAATGCAAGCACATCCGCTACATTAACTATCAACGCAGTGGTCAATGCAAGCGGATCGTATAGTAATACCGCCACCATTACAGGAGATGTAGTTGACAATACTCCGGGAAATAACAGTGCAACTGTCAGCATAACGCCATGCCAGGCGGGCGGCACAGCACCATTGTTTAATAATTGACATGCAGATTTTCACAAAAAACCACGCTGTAAAAAGTACAGTTATGAAGAATACATACCCCAACCCGACCACCAGGATTGATCGTATCAAAGCATTATCCTTTATCCGGAAACTCGGCTTTATCTCGCTTTTAGTGCTATTCCTGGTCACTACTGCGGGTAATCTGTGGTCTCAAGTATCGGTAGATGCCACAAGTTCTGGCTCTGCAACCGCTGGATCCTCCATAACGGTCAGCCATACAACAGGAGCAGGATCCGACAGGTTAATGCTTGTCGGGATTTCGAGCAGGGACCGTACCGTTACGGGTGTAACCTATGGTGGAACTGCCTTGACATTAGTTGGTGCACAGACATCCAACGGAAATGCAAAAACGGCCATATACAGGCTTATAGCTCCTGCCTCCGGAACGGCCAGCGTAGTGGTATCCTTCAGCGGGACTGTCGGCAAAGGAGCCGTTGTGGGAGTCATGACCTTTACCGGAGTCAACCAGACGACTCCTTTGGGCACCTATGCATCGAATGTCGGGAACAGCACCAATGCAACGCTTAATGTCACTTCAGCCAGCAGCGAGCTGGTGTTTAACGTGGTTTCAGTACAAAATCAGAATGTCAACAATACTACAGGGCAAACGCAACGGTGGAACGTTAATACTGCTTCCGAATGTACAGGGGCTGGTTGTACAAAGCCTGGTTCCGCTAATACATCCTTATCGTGGACACTGATAAAAGATGACTGGTCAATGAGCGGGGTTTCTATTAAACCCTTAGCCGCAAGCGATATTCAAATCACAAAGTCTTCCACTCCCACTACACCTGTTCTGGGTTCAACGGTTACATTCACTCTTACAGCAACGAACAACGGACCGGATGCGGCTACAGGTGTTACTGCCAGCGATGTTTTACCAAACGGTTTTCAGTATGTTTCCCATAGCACTGCTACGGGAACAGCTTCCTATAACAGCGGCAATCAGACGGTTACCTGGAGCATTGGCAGCCTCGCCAATGGAGCAAGTGCAACTTTGACCATTGATGCGACAGTATTGTGCGGTAATGACTATAAAAACATCGCCACCATCACCGGCAATCAACCTGATCCTGAAACAGCCAACAACACCGCAGTGCTGATCATCAGTCCTCAGAATACTATATCAACCTTTTATCAGATCTGTGAGGGGACGACCTACAATTTAACCCAGCATAATCCCTGTAATACACCTGCCAGTATGAATGTTACATGGCATACGGCCACACCGGCCACCTTAGGAAACAAGGTGGCCACACCTTCGGCTGTGCCGGCCGGTATCTATTATGCAGCTTTCGAGGATGCCACTAACAGTTGTTACAGCCCAGCCACTGCATTTACAATTGCCAATTATCCCACGATCACGGCAAGTCTGGCTGCCAGCCCCAATCCTGTTCTCTGCAATGGCGGAACCACCACCCTCACCGTTTCCGCCAGCGGCGGTACCGGAACCCTTCAGTACAGCCTTAACGGTGGTCCTTACCAGTCCGGCAATACCTTTACCGCAGGTGCAGGCACCTACACGGTGACTGTCCGGGACGCAAGTCCAAACCCCGGACCCTGTACAGTTACCACCAATACTGTTACTGTGACCCAGCCGACAGCACTATCTATTTCACTCGTTGCCAAAACAGATGTGAGCTGTAACGGGCAGAGCACCGGAAGCATCACTATCGCCGGAAATGGCGGAACTGTGCCCTATTCTTACAGTATCAACGGAACTAATTATTATGCTTCAGGTACTTTTACCGGATTGGCGGCAGGTCCGTATACTCTTTATACCAAAGATCTCAACAATTGCGGCCCGGTCACCCTGAGTGTGACCATAACTGAACCGGCTGCCTCTCTTTCGCTGATTCCAACCGTCATTCAACCAACATGTTACATTGACGGAAGCATAACCTTGGTTGTAAGCGGTGGCACAACACCCTATACCTGCGATTGGAGTGATCTGCCGGGAACGAGCAATCCTGAGGACCGTACCGGATTGCTGCCGGGAACCTATTCCGTCACCGTCACAGATGCCAACGGATGTACCATTGTCTCCGGTCCTCACATTTTGAGTACTCCGGTAGATTGTATAGGGTACGATGTATGCCGCTCAGATGCCGCCAGTGTATTTTCGGTGTACCCTGATCCTGAAAATGATTCCTATATTTGGACTGTTCCCCCAGGAGCAGTGATCGTATCGGGGCAGGGCACTCCTTCGATAGTTATCAACTGGAGTGATGTGACACCGGGAACTTATCAGGTGTGTGTTGTCGCACACAATATTTGCGGAACGACGTCTCAGATTTGCAGGGACGTGTATGTTCATGAAGCTATAGCTACAGCCTCAGCCAGTCCTGTATGCGAAGGGGGTGCACTGGAGCTTTTTGCCAGTGGTGGTGTCAGTTATTACTGGACCGGTCCCAGCGGATTTACCTCTTCCAGTGCAAATCCCATCATTTTTAACGCAACTGCCCTGAACAACAATGGCATTTACACGGTTACCGTGACGAATGAGGATGGTTGCACCGCCACTGCAAACGTAAGTGTAAGCGTTGGGGCTCCGCCTGTTCTTACTGGAACGGTGATCAGTCCTGCTGCCTGTGGTCAACCCATCGGTTCGATCGATCTTAATCCGTCAGGTGGATCCGGAAGTTATTCCTATGACTGGAACAATGGAGCCACCACCCAGGATCTGACCAGCATCCCTGCCGGGAATTATACTGTTTTGGTTACAGATATCGTCACACTGTGCTCCACTGAAGAAACCTATTCTGTTTTTGATCTGGACGGGCCGGTTGCCTCACCGGCGACCAATGATCTATCCTGTTACGGCGATTCGAATGGATCCATTGATCTTACTGTCACACAATCTCCAGCCCAGACACCTTATACGTATCTATGGTCCAACGGAGCCACGACAGAGGATATTGCAGGACTTTCAGCAGGAGAGTACAGCGTGGTGGTTACGGATAAGAATGGTTGCAAAGGGGCTGCATCGGTTACGATTCAACAACCGGCTTCCCTTGTGATTGATGAGGTCCATACCAATGTGAGCTGTTATGGTGGAGGTGGTGCTTCTATAACCGCACTGGTTTCAGGAGGGACATCTCCTTACAGCTATTCCTGGACAAAGGATGGAAGTCCTTTTGGAAGCAATACCAATCACCTGACCGGATTATATGCCGGAACATATGTTGTGACTGTGCTGGATAACAAGGGATGTACGGCAAACCTGACCATTACGGTCACACAGCCGGTTGCCGGATTGTCAGCAGCGCAAATCATTACGCATGTCAGCTGTAATGGCGCTTCAGATGGACAAATTATTTTAAATGTAACCGGCGGAACCGATCCTTATATATATTCATGGTCAGGGCCCGGAGTCTTCTCTGCGACCTCAAAAGATATTTCTAATCTTCCGGCAGGATTTTACACTGTGATCATTACCGATTATAACGGTTGTATCCTTGAAATAGAGAATATTGAGATCACACAGCCGGATGCGCTTGCAGTTTCTGGTATACCAACATATGTCAGCTGTTATGGCAGTAACGGAGGTGCCATTGATTTGACTGTAACCGGTGGGACTCCGATGTATTTCTATTCCTGGTCGAATGGCATGAACACACAGGATCTGACGGGGCTGGCCGCAGGTACGTACAGTATCATCGTCACGGATGGTCATGGCTGCCAGGCGACCGCTTCATTTACGATTACGGAGCCACCGTTGCTCAGTGCTTCAGCTTCTGCCGCCGATGCTACATGTTACGGAGCAGCCACTGGTAGCATTGCTTCATCAGTCAGTGGAGGGACTCCATCGTATACCTACCTCTGGTCAAATGGTGCCACTTCACCGGATCTTACGGGTGTCGGTGCGGGCACTTATTCTGTGACCGTGACCGACAGCAAGGGATGTACGGCAGTGGCCAGTGCCACAGTTAATGAACCCTCAGGTGTTGTCGTAACCGGGGTAGTTACCAATATCTTATGCTATGGCGGATCCACAGGTGAGATAAATATTACCGCAAGCGGAGGAACAGGCGTTTACACGTACGACTGGGATGACATTTCCGGTACAAATGATTTCGAGGACAGGACAGGTCTCCTTGCCGGGAGTTACCACGTTACGGTATATGATGCATCTAACTGCACGGCTTCTGCCACATATACCATCACCCAGCCTGCGGCTGTTGCCCTGTCAGAAACCCATTCCAATATTTCGTGTTATGGCGGATCCGATGGCAGCATCGATCTTACCGTGACCGGTGGCGTCGCTCCCTATACGTATTTATGGTCGAATGCTGCTACCACTGAAGATATCACGGGGCTGATTGCCGGCGCCTATTCCGTCACTGTAACGGATGTCAATCTTTGCACTGCCGTTCTTTCAGGAATAACCATCAGTGAACCTCCATTGCTTGTACTCACCCTTTCACATGAAGATGTGACCTGCAAGGGAGGCAATGATGGAAGCGCAACGGCAAGTCCCACTGGCGGAACCTTGCCCTTCAGTTATTTATGGTCCAATGGATCAACCTTACCAACAGCCTCCGGCCTGATTGCAGGATCTTATTCAGTCGTTGTAACCGATACCAAGGGTTGCACTGTCAACGGAAGTGTCACGATCACCGAACCTTCTGCTGAGATAGAGCTTTATGCAACGACCGTGGATGCTTCTGCATGTGGTGGCAATACAGGATCAATAGACCTCACGGTTGTCAATGGAATATCACCTTTCTCGTACGTATGGTCAAACGGTTTTACCAACCAGGATCCGTCTGGACTTGCTGCTGGAACATACAGTGTGACAGTGACCGATGCGGATGGATGTTCTGCGACGTTAAGCGATATCACAGTCAGTTCAGCACCCACCCTTGTCGTTACAGTCACCCCCTATGACCGGAGTTGCCTGGCTGCGGATGGTTCAGCATATGCAGAGATAACAGGCGGAACAGGCCCCTATTCCTATCTTTGGTCAACAGGTGCCACTACGAGCTACATTACGGGCCTGGATGCCGGCACTTATTCAGTAACCGTTACCGATGCCAATGGGTGCACCGACGATGGAAGCGGAACGGTCATCATGCCCAGCTGCTCGGCACCGGTTGCACTTGATGATTATTTTATCACCTGCTCGGGTACAGTGGTTACGGGGTCTGTGGCCAGCAATGATTATGACGGCGACAACACCCTGTCTGAGCTGGAATTCCTGCCCCTGAACGGACCAACTGACCAGCAGGGCACCATCGCCTGGGATCCATCCTACAATGGTTCCTTTACGTTTACCCCGACTCCTGGTTATACCGGGACATTGACCATCACCTATCTGGTTGAGGATCCGGCTGGCTTAACGGACGAGGGTCTGCTGACAATTTACATATCCCAGATTTCCGCAGAAATTACTGCAGCGAATACGACTCACGAATCCTGCGGTCTCCATAACGGAACCGCAACGGTAGCGGTAACACCCGATGAATCAGCCGGTTTTGGGCCCTATTCCTATTCCTGGAATACCACCCCTGTGCAAAGCACGACCACCGCATCAAACCTTGCAGCCGGAACGTATACCGTTACGATCACTGATGCAAAATTGTGTTCGGTGACAGCCTCAGTGACGATCGAGAATGTTTGTCTCACGATCGTTAAAACACTGTACTCAGTGAATGGTAACACTTCGGCTACAACCTACAATGCGACAGATGATGTGATTACTTACCATATAGTGGTGACCAATACAGGCACGGCTGCACTGAATGGTATAACTGTTACGGACCCATTAACAGGTATGAATGAGACGATCGCGACCCTTGCACCGGGAGCATCCCAGACATTTACAACAACTTATACTGTACTAACTTCGGATCTTTCAGCCGGAAGCATTTACAACATCGCAACTGCGAATTATTCGTACAACGGCCAGGATTATACAACAAGTGACAGTGAGACCATTCAATCCGGGAATGCAGATGTATCCATTGTGAAAACCTGTACAACATCGCCGGTTGTTGCCGGGCAGATGGTATATTATTCCATCACAGTGACCAATGCGGGGCCGAGCACTGCCCTGAATGTCGAGGTTGCCGATGTGAATGCGTCGCTGAGCAACATGCAGTTTTCAACCGACAATGTGGTTTGGAATCCATGGATCAGCCCACACATAATTGGTACTTTAAATGCCGGCGGTACTACAGTTATTTATTTAAAAGGAACGGTGCCAAGCAGTTTAACAGGTAATTTAGTCAATACAGCAACCGTAAATTCGACAAACGATAACAACACCAGCAATAATTCCAGTACGGTCACTTCGCCGGTGACAACTTCAGCCGATATGGCGATCACTAAAATCTGCAACACTTCCCCGGTAAAAAAGAATCATTTAATAAATTATACTATTACAGTTGTCAACAACGGCCCCAGCGATGCCTTATCCGTATCTGTAGCCGATGTTATAAATACAATCTATATCTCTAATCCTGAATACTCTACGGACGGCGGTACCAACTGGAACCCCTGGACCAGCCCGTTGAATATCGGAACGTTGACAGTCAATTCCACTTATACGTTTCAACTTCAGGGAATGGTCACCGACCTGGCTGTTTCACCACTGATAAATACTGCCTCTGTTTCATCCACTACACCTGATCCGGATATTGATAACAATACAGCATCCGTCAGTACGACGTTAAACAAGGAAGCTGATCTGTCCATTGTTAAGACCGACCCTGCTTCTGTCACTGCCGGGACCCAGATAAGCTATTCCATAACGGCTACAAACAATGACAACAACTTTGATGCGACCAATGTAACCATCACCGATAACATCAATTCCTCATATATTTCAAATGCAGAATACTCTGACGATGGTGGGTCCACCTGGATAGTATGGAGTGGCTCTTATCCCGTAGCATCATTAAATCACGGTTCTTCGGTGACGATTTTAATCAGAGGAACCGTACTGCCGGGGGTCACCACGAACGTACCGAATACTGCCAGTGTGAACAGCAACGATGTACCCGATCCAGTTCCCGGTAACAATTCATCCAGCACTTCGACTCCTGTTACTGTTTCTGCCGATCTGAGGATAATAAAAACCGTTACGACCTCTCCCGTGGTTGCCGGCGGGACCATAACCTGGGATATAGAAATCAGGAATCTCGGTCCAAGCAATGCGGTAGCCGTAATCTCAACGGATGCACTTCCAACCGGTTTAAATACTGTCCAGTATTCCACTGATAATGGGACTACCTGGACCAACTGGCCTGCCGATAATACTTTTATATTGGGTGATCTTGCCTTTAATATGACTACCGGGATCAAGGTCAGGGCCAATGTTGATGTTACCAATTGTGAACCGATAACGAACACTGCCCACGTTACCTCATCGACACCTGATCCCAATTTGGATAATAACACTTCAATCTCAGGGCCGATCCCTGTTATTGACCAGACCCCGCCTTCCATAATCTGTCCGGCAACTATTTCAGTGAGCTGTGAAGCTTCAACAAGCCCAACCAGCACGGGTACCGCCACTGCCACCGATAACTGCACGGCTGCCGGGGCGATAACCATTTCCCATACCGACCAGACGGTGGCAGGCAGTTGTCAGAACAATTACACCATCAATCGCATCTGGACAGCCACGGATGGCAGCACTAATTCATCTTCCTGCACGCAGGTCATTACAGTTTATGATAACACCCCACCAACGATCAGCTGTCCTTCTGATGTTTCGGTGGAATGTACCCGGGATATTCCTGATGTCAATACTTCCGCTGTGACGGCTACCGATAATTGCGGAGGCACGGTGATCGTGAACTGGGTGATTGATGAAATTTCCGACCAGACGTGCGCTAACCGGTACACCCTTACCCGTACCTACCGGGCAACCGATGCCTGCGGGAATGCAGCCACCTGCCAGCAGGTCATTACGGTTTACGATGATACGCCGGCCACATTCGATGCACCTCCTGCTGTGACCATTTCCTGTGAGCAATCGACAGATCCATCCAATACCGGTCAGCCTTCGAATATTGTCGGCAATTGCGGGGGCACCAACCAGAACTGGACCTATTCCGATCAGTGGCAAACCGGGCCCGGCTGCAACGGCACCGGAACCATCCTGAGAACCTTTACTGTTACGGA
The sequence above is drawn from the Bacteroidales bacterium genome and encodes:
- a CDS encoding HYR domain-containing protein, which translates into the protein MKNTYPNPTTRIDRIKALSFIRKLGFISLLVLFLVTTAGNLWSQVSVDATSSGSATAGSSITVSHTTGAGSDRLMLVGISSRDRTVTGVTYGGTALTLVGAQTSNGNAKTAIYRLIAPASGTASVVVSFSGTVGKGAVVGVMTFTGVNQTTPLGTYASNVGNSTNATLNVTSASSELVFNVVSVQNQNVNNTTGQTQRWNVNTASECTGAGCTKPGSANTSLSWTLIKDDWSMSGVSIKPLAASDIQITKSSTPTTPVLGSTVTFTLTATNNGPDAATGVTASDVLPNGFQYVSHSTATGTASYNSGNQTVTWSIGSLANGASATLTIDATVLCGNDYKNIATITGNQPDPETANNTAVLIISPQNTISTFYQICEGTTYNLTQHNPCNTPASMNVTWHTATPATLGNKVATPSAVPAGIYYAAFEDATNSCYSPATAFTIANYPTITASLAASPNPVLCNGGTTTLTVSASGGTGTLQYSLNGGPYQSGNTFTAGAGTYTVTVRDASPNPGPCTVTTNTVTVTQPTALSISLVAKTDVSCNGQSTGSITIAGNGGTVPYSYSINGTNYYASGTFTGLAAGPYTLYTKDLNNCGPVTLSVTITEPAASLSLIPTVIQPTCYIDGSITLVVSGGTTPYTCDWSDLPGTSNPEDRTGLLPGTYSVTVTDANGCTIVSGPHILSTPVDCIGYDVCRSDAASVFSVYPDPENDSYIWTVPPGAVIVSGQGTPSIVINWSDVTPGTYQVCVVAHNICGTTSQICRDVYVHEAIATASASPVCEGGALELFASGGVSYYWTGPSGFTSSSANPIIFNATALNNNGIYTVTVTNEDGCTATANVSVSVGAPPVLTGTVISPAACGQPIGSIDLNPSGGSGSYSYDWNNGATTQDLTSIPAGNYTVLVTDIVTLCSTEETYSVFDLDGPVASPATNDLSCYGDSNGSIDLTVTQSPAQTPYTYLWSNGATTEDIAGLSAGEYSVVVTDKNGCKGAASVTIQQPASLVIDEVHTNVSCYGGGGASITALVSGGTSPYSYSWTKDGSPFGSNTNHLTGLYAGTYVVTVLDNKGCTANLTITVTQPVAGLSAAQIITHVSCNGASDGQIILNVTGGTDPYIYSWSGPGVFSATSKDISNLPAGFYTVIITDYNGCILEIENIEITQPDALAVSGIPTYVSCYGSNGGAIDLTVTGGTPMYFYSWSNGMNTQDLTGLAAGTYSIIVTDGHGCQATASFTITEPPLLSASASAADATCYGAATGSIASSVSGGTPSYTYLWSNGATSPDLTGVGAGTYSVTVTDSKGCTAVASATVNEPSGVVVTGVVTNILCYGGSTGEINITASGGTGVYTYDWDDISGTNDFEDRTGLLAGSYHVTVYDASNCTASATYTITQPAAVALSETHSNISCYGGSDGSIDLTVTGGVAPYTYLWSNAATTEDITGLIAGAYSVTVTDVNLCTAVLSGITISEPPLLVLTLSHEDVTCKGGNDGSATASPTGGTLPFSYLWSNGSTLPTASGLIAGSYSVVVTDTKGCTVNGSVTITEPSAEIELYATTVDASACGGNTGSIDLTVVNGISPFSYVWSNGFTNQDPSGLAAGTYSVTVTDADGCSATLSDITVSSAPTLVVTVTPYDRSCLAADGSAYAEITGGTGPYSYLWSTGATTSYITGLDAGTYSVTVTDANGCTDDGSGTVIMPSCSAPVALDDYFITCSGTVVTGSVASNDYDGDNTLSELEFLPLNGPTDQQGTIAWDPSYNGSFTFTPTPGYTGTLTITYLVEDPAGLTDEGLLTIYISQISAEITAANTTHESCGLHNGTATVAVTPDESAGFGPYSYSWNTTPVQSTTTASNLAAGTYTVTITDAKLCSVTASVTIENVCLTIVKTLYSVNGNTSATTYNATDDVITYHIVVTNTGTAALNGITVTDPLTGMNETIATLAPGASQTFTTTYTVLTSDLSAGSIYNIATANYSYNGQDYTTSDSETIQSGNADVSIVKTCTTSPVVAGQMVYYSITVTNAGPSTALNVEVADVNASLSNMQFSTDNVVWNPWISPHIIGTLNAGGTTVIYLKGTVPSSLTGNLVNTATVNSTNDNNTSNNSSTVTSPVTTSADMAITKICNTSPVKKNHLINYTITVVNNGPSDALSVSVADVINTIYISNPEYSTDGGTNWNPWTSPLNIGTLTVNSTYTFQLQGMVTDLAVSPLINTASVSSTTPDPDIDNNTASVSTTLNKEADLSIVKTDPASVTAGTQISYSITATNNDNNFDATNVTITDNINSSYISNAEYSDDGGSTWIVWSGSYPVASLNHGSSVTILIRGTVLPGVTTNVPNTASVNSNDVPDPVPGNNSSSTSTPVTVSADLRIIKTVTTSPVVAGGTITWDIEIRNLGPSNAVAVISTDALPTGLNTVQYSTDNGTTWTNWPADNTFILGDLAFNMTTGIKVRANVDVTNCEPITNTAHVTSSTPDPNLDNNTSISGPIPVIDQTPPSIICPATISVSCEASTSPTSTGTATATDNCTAAGAITISHTDQTVAGSCQNNYTINRIWTATDGSTNSSSCTQVITVYDNTPPTISCPSDVSVECTRDIPDVNTSAVTATDNCGGTVIVNWVIDEISDQTCANRYTLTRTYRATDACGNAATCQQVITVYDDTPATFDAPPAVTISCEQSTDPSNTGQPSNIVGNCGGTNQNWTYSDQWQTGPGCNGTGTILRTFTVTDQCGNSSTGTQTIVIIDGIFPQITCPADQVRSTNPGACIYTASGTEFNPLTATDNCGILSVVNNLNGTGTLAGYVFSKGTTTVIWTITDGCGQAASCSFTVTVNDNEDPAITCPADMNVPNDPGVCGAVVNYTAPVGTDNCPGATTEQIAGLPSGSTFLPGTTINTFQVTDAAGNAVTCSFNVTVDDCADLAIVKTDLPDPVTAGGALTYALTVTNYGPSQAQSVTVADVVPASVLSPQISLDGGTSWDIWQGSYSYGSLASGSSFSFMIRGTVSCDTPDGTLSNTSTVASTTAEGNSANNTSTATTQVTGLGTPGPIEAGQTVYCAADEGYTFSIPPVTGATGYTWTVPLGSTITVGQGTTTITMNAGSTSGNVCVEVSFAGCPGKTACLAIEIQNILPKPVFKPE